AACTAGGCCTTGACTTACCATTACTGGAAGCTATGTCAACCACCAGCCCTTGAGGTTTCCTTGAACTCGTAGTTTTCTCTATCTCAAACTTTGAGAAATACTCAATTTCTTTCCTCACAAGTGATCCTACGGTGCCTTGTGTGCCTATCGCAACTGGAGCCGTTGCAGCCATTTTCTCAGGGAGCTTGGTGGTAGTGGTGCTGGCTTTATATTGCATAATATGTAGTCTGATGGAGGCTTCTGGTTGAAGTAAGTGGTGGCCCTATTTCCTTGTCAAAGTATTAAAATGAGAGGGTGTGATTGGGGAATCTCTCTCTCATCTTTGGTGTTTGTTTATAAAGCTCTCATTGAACCTCTCAATTAAAGTGGACAGCGTGAGATTTTGCATAATTGGCGCCTTTGATAGGGATATTAGTCATCGCATTCATCCTGTGATTGCATTGAAAGTATCTGCATGCtttacttgatatttttttaaacccctTTGATTACTTGTTGGATGTAAGCACCTAGTATTATGATGGCCAGTAAAAATTAGTCAAGCATTCTTTATCTACTTATTCTGTACTAAAACCTCATTGGCAGGGCAAACCATGCCATACTATGTGGTTTCTTGGCCATATTTGTTAGGTTAATCCTCCTTTTCTCGTTCCTTGGCCAGATAGAAGAGAAGAGGAAAGGAGTCATGTATCACAAACTTGCTAGTAAATCACTTGAAGTGGAATTTAGGTATGGGGTCATAGGTGGTGTTGATTACCctcctttcttttgattttgtgcCTTCTGTGTAATGGCAGAAATCATTTCTTTTTGTAAAGGAACAGGATACCCTGGCACAACATTTCATAATAGGATGGTTATTAAAAGAAGCTATAGGAAAACACCGTCTATGCCGATTCAAAAACACTCGATGACAATTTTGCCTTTCACACCACAAAACATCAAACTAATTATTGGTGACAGGaagtttttttacattttaaaaacacagcaagaaaatcaaaatgtcctttaaaaaaaatacaatactgGTATTAAAGAACAATTTGGTaattttaaaaaggtttttttggtcaaatttaaaaattataaaaaaaatcaaaatataaataaaatgaccaCAATATCTTTGaaagttcaaattttaaaattaatatcaaagaGCTTTTTAGTCTTCttacaaacaattttttttcattattaccATATTAGTAACTCAAGAGCATTTTGGTACgtggctaaaaaaaaatta
This is a stretch of genomic DNA from Populus alba chromosome 11, ASM523922v2, whole genome shotgun sequence. It encodes these proteins:
- the LOC118031262 gene encoding uncharacterized protein, producing the protein MAATAPVAIGTQGTVGSLVRKEIEYFSKFEIEKTTSSRKPQGLVVDIASSNGKSRPSFWSLTMSWQRKKRRGSSRFFPSICSAVEVADSNSLSGIPGFGYIILKDDLKDMQV